The Paenibacillus sp. FSL R7-0345 DNA segment ATAGCCACCGGCTATGTTGTAATTCTTGTTATGCTGGGTCTGTTTCTTGTTATTGTCTCCAGCAGGATCACTGATCTGGAGAAAGAGACGGTTTATTTAAGTGATCATGATATTGAAGTACACGAGCTTACATACCGGATTGAAAAGAATGTGCTGGATATGGAAACGGGACAAAGGGGTTATGCGCTCACTGGAAACTCCAGCTACCTGGAGCCTTTTAACAACGGGCTGTCCGAGTGGACTGTTAATTACTCCAAGCTTAAGGCCCTTATAACCGATAATCCTGTCCAGATAGTTAACCTCGAAAGCATTAGACGTGATATTGAAAAATGGATTCAGGAAGCCGGACAGTACGTGGTTCAGCTGAAGCAGAGCGGACGGGATGAAGAGGTCGCGGTGTATTTCCAGAATGATTCCGGCAAGTCGGTGCTTGATTCGATCCGCACACAGTCGGATAATTTCCGCGATAATGAGCGCCAGCTGACCAATGACCGGATTACCAGACTGAAGGACAGCAATCAGAAGCTGATCACTACAATGTACATTTTGTGGGCATTGGTGGCACTGCTGGCTTTACTTATTACCTACCTGCTCTCTTTAAGTATCGTGAAGCCGTTGCAGCATGTAATACAGGCTATTAACAGCATCGCTGACGGTGGCAATATGTCCGAGCGGATCAAAGCCAAAACGATGGATGAAGTCTATGATCTTGGCGAAGCAACGAACAGATTGCTCGATAAGGTACAGGTGGACCAGTGGTGTTCGGAGCAGCTTGCTTCAACCTCGATTATTTTGCAGGAAACGACGGATCTTGCGGTTATGAGCCGGACTTTTGTGAACAAACTGGCAACAACCTTTGAGATTCAATACGGGGCCATTTATGTCCTCGATAAAGAGGATGCTTTCAAAAGATTGTATTCCTACGCCGGAAAAACAGATGCGGATACAGATACTCCTTACGGAGCTGCACGGATACGTCCGGGCGAAGGACTAATCGGACAATGTGCTGTCGATAAGGAAGTCATGTTTGTCGGCAATCTGCCCGAGGATTATATCAGCATTAATTCCGGGCTTGGCCGGACTGCACCAAGATTTGCTGTCATTGCTCCGGTACTTTTTGATAACAAGACACTGGCTGTGGTGGAGTTCGCCTCCTTGACCAAATGGGCACCTCACCACGTGGAGCTATTGTATGAGCTGATCAAAGCTTTGGGTGTATCCCTCAATTCGGTTAGAACCCGGATGGAGGTACAGTCCCTTTACCAGGAGTCCCAAAGTATGAATGAGGAGCTTCAGGTACAATCTGAGGAGCTTCAGGTGCAGTCAGAGGAGCTTCAGGTACAGACGGAAGAACTGCAGAATCACACCAGTGAATTGATGAACCTGAACAGGGAGCTGGAGAATCAGAAGTCTGTTGCCGAAAATGCAGCTGCTGAGCTGGAAAAGTATAATAAGCAGCTGGAGCTTAGTTCGCGTTACAAAAGTGAATTTCTGGCCAATATGTCGCATGAGCTGCGCACTCCGCTTAATAGCATGCTGATCCTCTCACAGCTGCTCGTTGAGAACCGCAATCATTCGTTAACAGAAGAGGAGCTGGAATATGCCTCGGTTATCCATTCCTCCGGGAGTGATCTGCTGGCGATGATTAATGATATTCTGGATCTCTCCAAGGTTGAAGCCGGTAAAATGCTGGTCGAGATGGATGCCGTTAATCTTACCGAGCTGCCGGCGCTGCTTTCCGGTTATTTTGATAAAACAGCAGCTAAGCAGAAACTGGAGTATTCAGTACATCTGGACGATAAAGTGCCGGATCTTTTCTTTACCGATGAAATGCGGATGCATCAGATTCTGCGTAATCTGCTGTCCAATGCCTTTAAATTTACCGAGCAGGGGTCTGTACGGGTACAAATCAGCTGTACTGAATATCAGCCTGATGAGGCGGACAGTGAGCCGCAGCAGATGGTGGCTTTTGCGGTTACCGATACGGGGATTGGCATATCGGAAGCTAACCGGGAGCTGATATTTGAAGCATTCAGACAGGCCGACGGCACAACTGCCCGTAAATTCGGCGGTACGGGGCTGGGCTTGTCCATTTCCCTCCAGCTGGCCAAGCTGCTTGGCGGATATATTACACTGCAGAGCGAGGAAGGGAAAGGCAGCACGTTCACCTTGTATCTTCCGTACCTGCAGGAGGAGTCTGATCTTTCGCAGATTCCGCTGAGGTCATGGTATCCTGCAGCAGCGACAAGTGAGCGTAATGAAGCGGAGACATACAAGCAGGAGCAGGTTTTGAATGACCGCATGTTATTTGAAAAAGAATACGCCAGGCTGCAGGGCCGGACTGTACTGATTGTGGATGATGATCAGCGTAATATTTACGCCCTGGAGAATGGCCTGATTCCTTATCAGATGAACGTTCTGACGGCACAGAATGGTTATGAATGCCTGCAGGCTGTCAGAGAGCATCCTGAGATCGATATTGTACTGCTGGATATTATGATGCCGAACCTGGACGGCTATGATACGCTCTCCATCATCCGCGAGGAGCTGCTTCTGCAGGATCTTCCAATAATTGCTGTCTCAGCCAAGACCATGAAGGAAGACAGGGAGAAATGCCTTGCAGCCGGAGCTTCTGATTTTATTAGCAAACCGTTAGTTATGCAGGATGTCGTTACACGGATGTGCAGGCTGATCCGCCCCCAGGATACATAGTCTAAACGCCCGGCTTGACTTTTCTAAAATTACCATTGACGAAAACCGGGACTATGATTTATGATTAGTTCATAAATGATCATTTATAACAAACGGCGTGTTACCTTTTAAGGGCATGAGCCAAGGATTGTCTTCATTCTATATGAGGCGGTTCTTGGCTTTTTTTGTTGCCGAATTTCTGAAGATCAGGGGGAGGAGGGAGAGCTTGTCGCAGGAAATCGAGCACTTTCTAGTGCAGCGGGTGATCGGAAATAATGTAGTTATGGTTCAGGGAAGCAGGAACGGCAAGGAATACGTCATTATCGGCAAAGGCATTGGCTTTGCGGTAAAGGACACCGGAGTAATTGAAATGGATGACCGGCGGATTGAGAAGCTGTTTCGCCTGGAAGACCGGGAGGAATGGGGCCAGTATCAGATCCTGCTGGAAGATATCGATCACAAAGTAATGAAAATTACCGATGAGATTATCGGGGATATCACCAGTCAATTTCCCGGCAAGTTAAACGACAAGATATATCTGGCACTCCCGAGCCATATCCAGTTCACCATTTACCGTTTGCGCAGCGGTATGGATATTATCAATCCCTTTTTGCAGGAAACCAAAATGACGTTCCCCAAAGAATTTGAGATCGCTTTCAAAGCGGCTGAAAAGATCAGTGCCGAATTCAATGTACAAATTCCGGAAGATGAAGTCGGATTTCTGACTTATCATGTCTATTCAGCGGTCAGCAATGTGCCCGTAGGTCAGCTGGTGAAAGTATCGAATATGGTCAATGAGCTGCTGGGCCTGATCCGTGCGGAGCAGAAGATTACGTTTGAGCACGGAAGCATGAATCATGTGCGGCTGATGATCCATCTGCGGTTTTCGCTGGAACGGATCCTGCAGGGCTCGCTAATTGATAATCCCTTCGTAAAGCATATTAAGAAAGAGTACAAGACGGAATACAAGCTGGCACAGAAGCTGGGAAAAGTCATTCAGAACAGACTGGAGGTTCAGGTTCCGGAGGAGGAGCTATGCTTCCTGGCCATGCACCTGCACCGGCTGTTCCAGACCATAGAGAAAAATAAATAGCAGGCTGAGAGGAGTGGTGCGGATGTTTTCCAGATGGAAATCCAAAAAAGAAGAGCAGCATACTGTACAAATGATTGAAATTACAGCACCCATAAGCGGGCAGACGGTTCCCCTGGGCAGCGTGCCGGATGATACCTTTGCCGGCGGGCACATGGGCAGCGGAATTGCCATTGAACCGGCAGAAGGGAAGCTGTTTGCACCTTTTGACGGCAGGATTGCCCATATTGTGAAATCAAGCCATGCGCTGATTATTGAACACGCTTCCGGACTGCAGCTGCTGCTACATATCGGCATTGATACGGTCAGCCTGAAGGGCAGCGGATTTCAGAGTCATGTTGCCTCCGGGGACAGTGTCAGGGCCGGACAGTTATTGATTGAATTTGATCTTGAGAAAATACGTGCTGCAGGCTGTGCGACCATTTCACCAGTGATCGTTACGAGTATGGAAGAGAAGGCTCCGGTGGTGGAGTGTCTGCACGGACAGGTCGCGGCGGGAAAAGATCTGATCCTGAAAGTAGCTTC contains these protein-coding regions:
- a CDS encoding CHASE3 domain-containing protein, whose product is MKWIESYPVRVEVELVLTKQPRSLKISGKIATGYVVILVMLGLFLVIVSSRITDLEKETVYLSDHDIEVHELTYRIEKNVLDMETGQRGYALTGNSSYLEPFNNGLSEWTVNYSKLKALITDNPVQIVNLESIRRDIEKWIQEAGQYVVQLKQSGRDEEVAVYFQNDSGKSVLDSIRTQSDNFRDNERQLTNDRITRLKDSNQKLITTMYILWALVALLALLITYLLSLSIVKPLQHVIQAINSIADGGNMSERIKAKTMDEVYDLGEATNRLLDKVQVDQWCSEQLASTSIILQETTDLAVMSRTFVNKLATTFEIQYGAIYVLDKEDAFKRLYSYAGKTDADTDTPYGAARIRPGEGLIGQCAVDKEVMFVGNLPEDYISINSGLGRTAPRFAVIAPVLFDNKTLAVVEFASLTKWAPHHVELLYELIKALGVSLNSVRTRMEVQSLYQESQSMNEELQVQSEELQVQSEELQVQTEELQNHTSELMNLNRELENQKSVAENAAAELEKYNKQLELSSRYKSEFLANMSHELRTPLNSMLILSQLLVENRNHSLTEEELEYASVIHSSGSDLLAMINDILDLSKVEAGKMLVEMDAVNLTELPALLSGYFDKTAAKQKLEYSVHLDDKVPDLFFTDEMRMHQILRNLLSNAFKFTEQGSVRVQISCTEYQPDEADSEPQQMVAFAVTDTGIGISEANRELIFEAFRQADGTTARKFGGTGLGLSISLQLAKLLGGYITLQSEEGKGSTFTLYLPYLQEESDLSQIPLRSWYPAAATSERNEAETYKQEQVLNDRMLFEKEYARLQGRTVLIVDDDQRNIYALENGLIPYQMNVLTAQNGYECLQAVREHPEIDIVLLDIMMPNLDGYDTLSIIREELLLQDLPIIAVSAKTMKEDREKCLAAGASDFISKPLVMQDVVTRMCRLIRPQDT
- a CDS encoding PRD domain-containing protein — protein: MSQEIEHFLVQRVIGNNVVMVQGSRNGKEYVIIGKGIGFAVKDTGVIEMDDRRIEKLFRLEDREEWGQYQILLEDIDHKVMKITDEIIGDITSQFPGKLNDKIYLALPSHIQFTIYRLRSGMDIINPFLQETKMTFPKEFEIAFKAAEKISAEFNVQIPEDEVGFLTYHVYSAVSNVPVGQLVKVSNMVNELLGLIRAEQKITFEHGSMNHVRLMIHLRFSLERILQGSLIDNPFVKHIKKEYKTEYKLAQKLGKVIQNRLEVQVPEEELCFLAMHLHRLFQTIEKNK
- a CDS encoding PTS glucose transporter subunit IIA, encoding MFSRWKSKKEEQHTVQMIEITAPISGQTVPLGSVPDDTFAGGHMGSGIAIEPAEGKLFAPFDGRIAHIVKSSHALIIEHASGLQLLLHIGIDTVSLKGSGFQSHVASGDSVRAGQLLIEFDLEKIRAAGCATISPVIVTSMEEKAPVVECLHGQVAAGKDLILKVASQ